From the Musa acuminata AAA Group cultivar baxijiao chromosome BXJ1-2, Cavendish_Baxijiao_AAA, whole genome shotgun sequence genome, one window contains:
- the LOC135586335 gene encoding uncharacterized protein LOC135586335 encodes MFIPARWVHLLLFRILKQLFPMIERLEKQKETHKETLELIEFLAYHPEHMEFYSKGRQKGKEESLLVGDITSSATGQSPPSTDAGEGQGVNGGGNRDQDFDRFAEKLFMYMSHMDANHEAAAKELKKSMKESMEEVSGESTIRRCDEPPLILGAQMGLPEFVRSILLVCPQAAAYLDTKGRSVLLVAIENGNLEIVETIREMTQGNCPILPSCILLPPKALVMTKLQYRYKMN; translated from the exons ATGTTCATCCCAG CCAGATGGGTTCATTTGTTGCTTTTCCGCATTCTAAAGCAAT TGTTCCCTATGATCGAACGTCTGGAGAAGCAAAAGGAAACCCACAAGGAAACCTTGGAACTGATCGAGTTCTTAGCCTATCATCCAGAGCACATGGAGTTCTATTCCAAGGGAAGACAAAAAGGCAAGGAGGAAAGTCTTCTTGTTGGAGACATCACCAGTTCTGCAACAGGACAGTCTCCTCCGTCCACGGACGCTGGTGAAGGCCAAGGAGTAAATGGAGGAGGGAACCGAGATCAAGACTTTGATAGGTTTGCGGAAAAGCTATTTATGTATATGTCGCACATGGATGCCAATCACGAAGCAGCAGCAAAAGAGCTCAAGAAGAGCATGAAGGAGTCGATGGAGGAAGTGTCCGGTGAATCCACAATTAGAAGATGTGACGAGCCGCCCCTGATCTTGGGTGCACAAATGGGTCTTCCTGAGTTCGTCAGGTCGATCTTGCTAGTATGTCCGCAGGCAGCAGCATACCTGGACACCAAGGGGAGAAGCGTTCTCCTGGTGGCTATAGAGAACGGTAACCTAGAGATCGTGGAAACTATACGTGAGATGACGCAGGGGAACTGCCCCATCCTACCATCCTGCATTTTGCTTCCACCAAAGGCCCTGGTGATGACCAAGCTGCAGTACAGATACAAGATGAACTGA
- the LOC135608573 gene encoding uncharacterized protein LOC135608573 encodes MGTPNGLTSSVFPESGNEPSLDFIDESRKETKEPPHKLDQRYFRMVKSHIRHGRNDKLLDLVKSNPDRRVNLMEDTLLHIVIACGKTDLAKSLIGQMGAVHLKAKSWNGDTPLHVAAAVGDCEVATELVRNNKEIIRERNLKLETPLHKAALYGQRDMFWCLIEGDNDCFKDRREDGATVLHCAIMGNAPSLALEIARQYPELITSRNADAVAPLQLMVTIPGLFRSQMALGSLESFLFRLIPLEEDSPKTRDGDEEAPKSTDRAVVTEEIEEDDYEDLERPRRIRSKFPSQYRPLFDLLELMYIPARWIQLLLFNILMQLSPRIRRLEGIKRTHRAALQLIEYLVHKEEYVDFFSQGTDGVAIEGFEHPAEATGERHRERGGRRDQLVIAFAEKFFRFASHGDDRVTEEELRKCMQDAIGALSPESARWNEPPLILGAQMGLPEYVRTILKVSPQAATYLDTKGRSVLQVAIEHGNLEIVETIREMTEGHNPILPSWLLSCVDGTTGGTILHFASAKGPDTYQDAMQMQDELRWFETVRHMVPKELVNYRNERQKTAQEIFTESHQDMLKNCKDQLMEMGKTCSSLVAAVVFASSFSIPGEKDPATGNPVYFNRLPFKIFSHAYVIGLSSAATSLVLFLSLVISPYKQQQFRRAIPAKYFFACLSFGVALMAFLVSFTCNIFLQIYGGQRSERKDLIPLLLELMVFPFVCVIVLLYRGSSFGPSFARLWR; translated from the exons ATGGGAACTCCCAACGGCTTGACCTCTTCCGTGTTTCCGGAAAGTGGGAACGAGCCCTCTTTGGATTTTATTGATGAGAGCAGAAAAGAGACGAAGGAACCCCCGCACAAGCTCGACCAGCGGTACTTCCGCATGGTGAAGTCTCACATTCGTCATGGAAGGAACGACAAACTCTTGGATCTGGTCAAAAGTAATCCCGATCGCAGAGTGAACCTCATGGAAGACACTTTGCTCCACATCGTCATCGCTTGTGGGAAGACCGACCTCGCCAAAAGTCTCATCGGGCAGATGGGGGCGGTTCACCTCAAGGCCAAAAGTTGGAACGGCGACACACCGCTTCACGTCGCTGCCGCCGTGGGTGACTGCGAGGTGGCCACTGAGCTGGTCCGCAACAACAAAGAAATCATCAGGGAGCGGAACTTGAAGCTGGAGACGCCGCTGCACAAAGCGGCGCTGTACGGGCAGCGGGACATGTTCTGGTGCCTCATTGAGGGGGACAACGACTGCTTCAAGGACCGGAGGGAGGATGGAGCCACCGTGCTGCATTGTGCCATCATGGGTAATGCGCCGT CGCTTGCATTGGAAATTGCAAGGCAATATCCAGAGCTGATCACGTCACGGAATGCTGATGCGGTGGCGCCGTTGCAGCTAATGGTGACCATTCCCGGGTTATTCCGAAGTCAGATGGCGCTTGGCTCCCTTGAATCCTTTCTCTTCAGAT TGATTCCTTTGGAAGAGGACTCTCCCAAGACTCGTGATGGAGATGAAGAAGCACCTAAAAGCACGGAT CGAGCGGTCGTCACAGAAGAAATAGAAGAAGATGACTATGAAGATTTGGAGAGGCCGAGAAGAATTCGTTCAAAATTCCCATCTCAATACAGACCTCTCTTCGACCTATTGGAATTGATGTACATTCCAG CCAGATGGAttcaactgcttcttttcaacattttaatgcaac TATCCCCAAGAATCCGACGTCTGGAGGGGATAAAGAGAACCCACAGAGCAGCTTTGCAACTTATCGAGTATTTAGTCCACAAAGAAGAATACGTGGATTTCTTCAGCCAGGGAACCGATGGGGTGGCTATAGAAGGTTTTGAACACCCAGCAGAAGCCACTGGCGAACGACACCGAGAAAGAGGAGGGCGACGAGATCAGCTGGTCATTGCGTTTGcggaaaagtttttcagattcgcGTCGCACGGCGATGACAGAGTCACAGAAGAGGAGCTGCGTAAGTGCATGCAGGACGCCATAGGGGCACTGTCGCCTGAGTCTGCTAGATGGAACGAACCACCATTGATCTTGGGAGCCCAAATGGGCCTTCCCGAGTACGTCAGGACGATCTTAAAGGTGTCTCCACAGGCTGCAACCTACTTGGACACCAAAGGGAGAAGCGTTCTCCAGGTTGCGATCGAGCATGGTAACCTGGAGATCGTAGAAACCATACGCGAGATGACCGAGGGGCACAATCCCATTCTGCCGTCCTGGCTACTGTCCTGCGTCGATGGAACCACCGGAGGAACCATCCTGCATTTTGCATCGGCGAAAGGCCCTGATACTTACCAAGACGCGATGCAAATGCAAGATGAACTAAGATGGTTTGAG ACGGTGAGACACATGGTTCCTAAAGAACTAGTGAACTATCGAAACGAGAGACAGAAGACAGCACAGGAGATATTTACGGAGAGTCACCAAGATATGCTCAAGAACTGCAAGGATCAACTAATGGAGATGGGCAAGACATGTTCGAGCCTTGTGGCGGCCGTGGTCTTTGCGTCGAGCTTCTCCATCCCCGGCGAGAAGGATCCAGCAACCGGAAACCCAGTCTACTTCAACAGACTGCCTTTTAAGATCTTCTCACACGCGTACGTGATTGGGCTGTCAAGCGCCGCTACGTCTCTGGTGTTGTTCTTATCCCTCGTCATATCGCCTTACAAACAGCAGCAGTTCCGCCGTGCCATCCCGGCCAAATACTTCTTTGCCTGCTTATCATTTGGGGTGGCGCTGATGGCTTTCCTGGTGTCGTTCACCTGCAACATCTTTCTGCAAATCTATGGCGGGCAGAGATCTGAGAGGAAGGACTTGATTCCGCTCTTGCTCGAGCTCATGGTCTTTCCATTCGTCTGTGTTATCGTGTTGCTCTATCGTGGCTCGAGTTTTGGTCCATCTTTTGCTCGCCTTTGGCGTTGA
- the LOC135608576 gene encoding uncharacterized protein LOC135608576, whose protein sequence is MAAPSSTQKPTLADDVGAGSGTKGEKQPSGSGKGAGDGGSEEPPHVLDVARFQRLNSLIHRENVDVNELLRLVEQNNHVNLMNDPLLSVVIACKKSKLAVLLIAKISSNDILEAYNYNGDTALHVAAAMDDKEVASELIRRVPVLVHVRNGKQEIPLHKAALYGQRDMFWLLVEKNSSAEARREDGATMLHCAIMGNAPVLALEIAKEYPSQIESRNERALTPLQLLVTIPEAFRSQVVLGALDSFIYEWIPLEEDSSKMNKRDEEVALNRSSIGVAQDDNSPRAFRSKFPSNYSTLFDLLELTNIPAGWIQRFVYNIIRQLSPRVQRLEWKKKNHTETMHLIEYLAKEGFFVFFVRGKVPPKVATSTSEALDDQFGKLGPPESVHEGDAQKKDTEAPAVVKELIDGMTDKLYKLLSKESETPVSIAIKEAAQSVEKVFKALSPSSEERWNEPPLILGAQMGLHDFVRKILEVCPQSATYLDTKGRNVLQVAIESGNRENVETIGRMTQGDNPILPSWLLSNIDSKTRNTILHFASETVGDTGDDAVQMQDEIRWFEMVKEMVPRELVYSRNAAEKTAREIFTESHKEMFKDCKNRLMEMGKTCSGLVAAVVFASSFSIPGEKNSKTGNPEYFNRLPFKVFTHAYVIGLSCAATSLVLFLSLVISPYKEQQFRRAIPTKYFFACFSFGLALTALLLAFTCNIFLQIYGGQKTLTRDILQLVLELTVFPTVCLVVLLYRGANFGPSFFRRIWC, encoded by the exons ATGGCGGCTCCTTCCAGCACCCAAAAGCCGACGCTGGCTGATGATGTAGGCGCCGGATCAgggacaaaaggagagaaacagCCGTCTGGCTCCGGGAAAGGCGCAGGTGATGGTGGATCAGAGGAGCCACCGCATGTCCTGGACGTGGCACGCTTCCAACGACTGAACTCGCTCATCCACCGTGAGAACGTGGACGTGAACGAACTCCTGCGTCTAGTGGAGCAGAATAACCACGTGAACCTCATGAACGACCCGCTGCTCAGCGTCGTCATCGCCTGCAAGAAGTCCAAGCTCGCCGTCCTCCTCATCGCCAAAATATCATCAAATGACATTCTCGAGGCCTACAACTACAACGGCGACACGGCGCTTCACGTGGCTGCAGCCATGGACGACAAAGAAGTGGCCTCGGAGCTGATCCGCAGGGTGCCAGTTCTCGTTCATGTGCGGAACGGGAAGCAGGAGATACCGCTACATAAGGCGGCCCTATACGGGCAGAGGGACATGTTCTGGCTGCTGGTGGAAAAGAACAGCTCAGCGGAAGCCCGGAGGGAGGACGGCGCCACCATGCTGCACTGTGCCATCATGGGCAATGCGCCGG TACTCGCCTTGGAGATTGCAAAGGAATATCCATCTCAGATCGAATCCCGGAATGAGCGCGCCCTGACTCCGCTGCAGCTGTTGGTGACTATTCCAGAGGCATTCCGAAGCCAAGTAGTTCTTGGGGCCCTCGACTCCTTCATCTACGAAT GGATTCCTTTGGAAGAGGACTCGAGTAAAATGAACAAAAGGGATGAAGAGGTGGCACTCAATAGATCT AGCATTGGAGTAGCACAAGACGATAACTCACCGAGGGCTTTTCGCTCAAAATTCCCATCAAACTACAGCACTCTCTTTGACCTGTTGGAGTTGACCAACATCCCAG CTGGCTGGATTCAGCGATTTGTTTATAACATTATAAGGCAAT TGTCGCCGAGAGTCCAACGTCtggagtggaagaagaagaaccatACAGAAACTATGCACCTTATCGAATACTTAGCCAAAGAAGGATTCTTCGTGTTCTTTGTGCGTGGAAAAGTTCCCCCCAAAGTTGCAACAAGTACTTCAGAAGCGCTTGACGACCAATTTGGTAAGCTTGGTCCACCGGAGTCTGTACACGAAGGTGATGCCCAAAAAAAGGATACGGAAGCCCCAGCTGTAGTGAAAGAGCTCATTGACGGGATGACCGATAAGCTCTACAAATTATTGTCGAAGGAATCGGAAACACCGGTCTCAATTGCAATCAAAGAGGCGGCTCAGAGTGTGGAGAAAGTGTTCAAGGCACTGTCACCTAGCTCGGAAGAGAGATGGAACGAACCACCCTTGATCTTAGGTGCACAAATGGGCCTTCATGATTTCGTCCGCAAGATCCTGGAAGTGTGCCCACAGTCAGCAACCTACCTGGACACGAAGGGCAGAAATGTTCTCCAAGTGGCGATAGAATCTGGGAACCGAGAGAATGTAGAAACTATCGGTAGGATGACCCAGGGAGACAACCCCATTTTACCATCCTGGTTGTTGTCCAACATCGACTCTAAAACCAGAAACACCATCCTGCATTTTGCTTCTGAGACGGTCGGTGATACCGGAGACGATGCAGTCCAAATGCAAGATGAGATACGATGGTTTGAG ATGGTGAAAGAGATGGTGCCTAGGGAGCTCGTGTACAGTCGAAACGCGGCCGAGAAGACAGCGCGGGAGATCTTTACCGAGAGTCACAAAGAGATGTTTAAGGACTGCAAGAATCGGCTAATGGAGATGGGCAAGACATGTTCAGGCCTCGTAGCGGCGGTGGTCTTCGCGTCCAGCTTCTCCATCCCGGGCGAGAAGAATTCCAAAACCGGCAACCCTGAGTACTTCAACAGGCTACCCTTTAAGGTGTTCACGCATGCGTACGTGATCGGGTTGTCGTGCGCCGCCACGTCTCTGGTGTTGTTCTTGTCCCTCGTCATCTCGCCTTACAAGGAGCAGCAGTTCCGCCGTGCCATCCCCACCAAGTACTTCTTCGCTTGCTTCTCGTTTGGGTTGGCGCTGACGGCTTTGCTGCTGGCCTTCACATGCAACATCTTCCTACAGATATATGGCGGGCAGAAAACACTTACGAGGGACATCCTTCAACTGGTACTGGAGCTTACCGTCTTCCCCACTGTCTGCTTGGTTGTGCTCCTCTACCGTGGTGCCAATTTTGGTCCGTCTTTTTTCCGTCGTATTTGGTGTTGA